Below is a window of Fulvitalea axinellae DNA.
TTTCAGCGTGGACCAAGAAAGAAGAGTTTTCTTTTCGTTAAATTTCGTGAAAGGGTTCCAGTTATTTGTCGTACCTTCGTGGCTGATGGGACTACAGGGGGTTCTCCGGTTTCAGCGCCGTTTGTCCGGCCCGGCTTTTGCCGGTTTCGAACAAAAACGTTGTCAATCGTTTTTTATCCTAACTAGTCTTTCGGCCGTACCAAATAGGGCGACCTCGAATTTTATTTTAAAACTGAATTGAATGGCAAAATCACAAGAGACCTTTAGCAAAAAAGAAAAAGAGAAGAAACGCCTTAAGAAAAGGCAGGACAAGCAACAGAAGAAAGCGGAGCGTAGAGCGGCTAGCGCCGAGAACGCTGGCTCAGGACTTGACGACATGATGGTTTATGTCGACGAGAACGGTTTCCTTAGCACGACACCGCCTGACGAAACGAAGAAAAAGAAGGAAATAGACGCCGAGAGCATCGAAATCGGAGTGCCTAAAAGGGAAAAAGAAGATGAGGAGCCTTTGACTGGCCGTGTAGACTTCTTCAACCACTCGAAGGGATTCGGCTTTATCCGCGATTTGGATAGTCGCGAACGTTACTTCTTCCACGTAAACGGCCTTATGGAGCCAGTTGACGAAAACGACAAGGTGACGTTTGAACTTGAGAACGGTATGAAAGGCTTGAATGCCGTACGAGTGAAGAAAATTTAATTCAGGAATAAGCTCGCGCGATTTTGCGTAAGCTGTAATCCGCCCTTTTGAATAGGCTCCCGAGTGGAGCTTTTTTTTGTCTTTTTTTTATCTGTACTCCTCCCGTTTTACTCTTTAGGAAAACCAATGTTCATGCTTTTTTGAATATTGAACTTTTTTGGGAACGGTACTGACACCCTTCCCGAAAAAAATGCGCCCTGCGGAGCTATTTAAAAACCTTTTCTCTCTTTTTTATGTGATTACGCTTCCCTAAATTCTAGAGAAGAAAAGTCAGGAAATGGATTTTTCGAAGCCATACGAAACCAAATATTCCGGATAACAAAATCTAAACGGATATGATAAGACCTTTACTGGCCACAGGATTGGCCATCGTTTTGGCGCTCGGATTTTTGTCTTGCGAGCCCAAATCCATCCAAACAACTCCGGGTACAAACCCCGGCGGAAGCTGGAAACAGCTTAAGTCAGAGGCCAATTCTATCGGTAAAAAGGAGTGGAGACCAATGCTCAGTTATGTGGCGGAGCTACACAAGAAAAGCACGCATCCGCCCGTATGGCCTTTTGAACATGAATGGGAAGAGATTGGCCCGGGATACGTGTACGGACCGGCTTTTGGTCATTGGGATCTTGTACACCAAGTGATAGACCTGATGCCAGCTTATCCGGAACACGCATATAAGCAGTTGCTCAACAACGTTAAGAATCAGGAAGATCACGGAATGGTTCCGGGCTCGTTTTGGATGCCGGGTAGCAAGCTGAACAAGAAAAGAACCAAGGCTAGCTGGAGTAGGGAAAAGCAAGGACACCCTCCGTTTTGGGTTTTCGCCATAGACGATTATGTGGAACTCACCGGAGCCGACTCGGTACTTAAGCGTTTTTACGGACCGCTTGTAAGGCAGATCTCATGGTTTGAGAATAACAGAAAGGCGGAAGGTGAAGGTTTTTATTATACCGACATCCTGACAAAACGTTGGGAAAGTGGCGTAGACGAAGGAATCCGTTTCGATGATACGGCGGAAGGCGCTTGGGCTTGCATCGACGCGACCAGCCATGTCTATTACCTTTATAAAGTGGCTGCGAAGTGGTCCAATATGTTAGGTATGGACGACAATTTTTACGGTCGTCGGGCTGATCAGTTGGAGAAGCATATTCAGGAAGGAATGTATGACAAAAAGGACGGACTTTTCTACGACAGTTGGGCGATGAAAGACGAGAAGCTCCGCACTTTGGCATTCGAAACATTGTTTCCGATTGTGGCGGGAGCGGCTACAAAACCTCAAGCTGACCGCTTGATAAACGAGTACTTGTTGGATACGACATGCTTTAATACGGCTCACCCGATCGCTACTGTAGGCAAGCGGGATCCCAAGTTCGAATTGCGTATGTGGCGCGGGCCGGCTTGGAACAGCATGACGTACTGGGTGGCCAGAGGGTGTGTGAAGTACGGAAGAAAAGACGCCGCCAAGATCATTCTGGAAAAAGCTCTGGACAGTAGTGCCAAGCAGTTTGAGAAGACGGGCACGATTTGGGAATTCTATCATCCTTTGGGCGGTAACCCTGAAGAAGTGTTAAGAAAGCCAGGGTCGGCTAGGAATAAGCCGTGCAAAGATTATTTGGGACACAACCCGGTAATCGCCATGGCGAGGCTTTATGCGGAAATATCGAAGTAACCGCATACTGGAAATATTGATGGGAAAAGCTGTCTTGTGTGAGTGGGACAGCTTTTTTCGTTTTACGAAGAAACAATCTAGCTTGGGTCTCTTCGGGCTGAGTCACCCTCGTCGCCTTGTGTCGGGTACATTTCTTTTTCCCAAGCGAGCATTCCCGCTTCTCGTGGATATAAGCCCAGTTCCGCCCTTGTAGGGTTTTCAAAATCTTCCAAAAAGCGTTCTTCCTCAGGGTTGTTACTGGCTAGCCCTTTTCTCGATTTATCTATACTGGCCAAAGCGCGCATCAATACAAAGTAAGACGGGTACAGACTCAGTGATCCGGATTCGTTTCGGCTGTTCCACTGCGTCGGGGCGTAGATCATCGTTTCGTCTATGCGCATGGTTGGCAAAAAGAGTTTCATTGGATGTTCGGGCAGATAATGGTCTCCTATGAGTACTGTATCGGCCAGGTCCAAATCTCCATCTTCAGGCCTGAAAGTTCCCGTTTGGCCCAAGCGACCAATCTGCTGGCTTCTTTCCCGTGTCCACACAAAGTCGATATATTCACGCAGTTCTCCGGTTAAGAATTTCGGATCAATAGTTCTGTCAGAGTCGAAACCTATAAAATCTTTTTGAAAAGCTCCGGGAGTCAATTCCGAATTTGGAGCGATATAAATGGGGCAACTTCTCCTGCTGTTTGCGATATCGCTGAGTAATGCGGCGGATTCTTCTTGCTGTAGCATCCGGGCTAGGTCGGCTCGTAGGTCCCAATAAAACTTGGGCCCTCCGTTGATTCGCCTTTCCGCCATGCGCCTGAATTTTGTTTTCAGTAACAAAGTGGGACTTACCAATTCCTCGGTTTTTACAGGTGCCGAAGCGATTTCATGATCGTCCTGTCTGAAGGGCAGTACATGGGCGGTTGGTTCGAACGAGACTTTAGATTTTTTCGGAAAGCGCTTTTTGTGTTCGGCGCTGCCTAAGAGGCGTTGCAGGTCATGGCGTTTTTCTTCTTTTTCCTTAATCTCGCCTATAGCCCTAGCGGTTTTCAAGTTTGATTTGCCTTTAGGTTTCCCCGGGTTATAAACTGAACGTTCTATTTCCCAAGGAACTTCGTCTAAACGATCGGTTTCAGTTGACTCTTCAGTGGGAATAGGCATTGAGATGGCTCCTTGGTCTGCGGGTAGCCATTCGCTTGAGTCCTCTGGTGTTTCGGGATCTCGGGAGCTTGTGCTTCGCAATTCCGGGCGGATATCGTCAGAGTGGATGGAAAGAATGGCTACGCTGCTGGAAGACGAGGATTCCGTAATGCCGCGGTGTCTTTGGAATTCGTCCCAATAGTCTTTGGGAGGGAACTGTTCCTGAAGTTCTTCCGGCATTTCTGTCAAAAGGATATTGCCTCTTTTTGCTAAGATGTCTTCCCAAATTTGCTGGACCTTAGCCGGTTTTACTTTCTTTTTGACAGGGCTCCACAGTGTTAATCTGTAATTGATAATGGCTTCCACGCAGGAGCGGCGCTCTTCGGCCACTTGTTCCAGCAATTCGGCCATTAGATAATAAACCGGCCAGAAAGCGTACCGCCTTGCTCCGAGTCTTTTGGAAGTCCGGATTTCGTTTGCGCTGTACCAGTCATAAATCTTCTTTTCCAAATTCAATAACACCTCCATCGACTCGTCGGCCCACTTTTGCAGTTTCTTCGGGTCTTTGCCGGGATTACTTTCCTGCGTCTGCCGATAGCGCCGGAGTAGGCGCCTGATTTTCCAAAAAGAATCCCCACTGCCGTAATGCTCGGCCGTTTCTATAAAGGCTTTTTCGTCCATCATCGCCTGAATTGGCGAGTTGTATTTTTCTGAAGAGGAGTGCTGGGGGAAATTGTCCGTTTTTGGCTGACGGGCTATCCCGCCACGAGTGGCCCCGTGCTTGGTTTGAATCGTAACGTTTTTATTTTTTCGTCTTAAGAACATTGACGCAAATCCCCCTTTCGGGAATATCGATACTCGAATAGCATGCCGTATAATGAGTGGGGAGGAAAAATATGCCTAATGTGTCGCGGTTTTTGGTTTGTGCCGGGCGAAGGTCGGGCAAGGCTGTTTTTGCTGAACTTTTTCCTGAAAAAAACTGTTTAGCCATGAGGCGAAACCCTCCCGAATATCCATAGCTTCCACTTAACCCTATAGGATGTTTTGTTCGAGCAAAACAAGTAAAAAAAGACAGAGCGTTACCGCTTCGGGACAGCAGCGGGCTGTATCGGACTGTGGTGGAAAGCGGGTGGTTCAGGCTTTGATGAGTCTTGAGGAGTTTCATAATGCTACATATAGCGCAGAGGTTGGTAGCCTTGAAGACCGCTACACGGGCAATGAGGAGCTTCTTGAAATAGAGGCTTACCTTGAACGTTACAAGGCGCTTGAGCAGAGGTCTTTTACGCCAGCGGTATTCGCTTCGATGCAACAGATGCTTTTTAAGATGGAAACCGCCTGTAACGGATGGTTTTTCAGGCACCCGATACATTCGAAACTTAGTGTGAAGCTTCACCCATATACAAATGGGATTTTGCGTTTGATCGATGAAATTGATGTCGCTTACCATGAGTTACTGGCAAAATTTGACGCTTGGAAAGAGCGAAACTCTTCGGGTGGATTCAGTTCGTTTACCGACACGGCTGATTCCGTATGGCTTCCGGACGACCCTGACATGTTTGAGGTCAGTGAGGAGGAGCTGATGTTGTCCGGTTTGGAAGAGGGAGTTGATATTACGGTGGTTAACAAACCTTCAGAGAAGGGAAAAAAGGGAATTTCGCAAAAAGACCGTTACAGGTCGCATTTGTCTAGCCTATGGTCAGATAGGGGAGCGAGCACACGCATGAAAATATATGGAAGCCTTGCGCCAGAATATTGGCCAGCCAAAGACAGTGAGCTTTCCGAAAGTATTAATTGGGGCGGGGATTTGCTGGAACAGTCACAGGAAAGCCGTTCTTCTGTAAGCCGGCGTAGCGTTCGTACCCGTTCGTTACGTGGAGAGTTTGGTTTGACGGCGGAAGCCCACCCAACCACACAAAGCGTTGGAGGCAGAAGCGGAACCAGCCGACTGACCAGAGCGTCTCAAAGAAGTGAACCTCGGTCTGTTTTGAGAACGCCCAGTGAAAGCCATCCGGCACCTACGCCACGTCACGTTAATCTGTATGAGCGTTTGGCGAAAGATGCGGGCTTATCCCTTGGCGATGATTTTAAACGCCAGTTGGACGTTTTTCACCTAAAGCTGATGATGATTCCGACAGGGCGGGCGTTGCTCAGCCAAGTTATGGACCCCAATAATTCGGCGGACGATGATATGTATATGTATCACCGACATTCCTTGCACGTGTTCGGGCATGAGCTTAACGATCATACCGCTTTTCTTTCGCAGTCCGATTTGCCGGTAGTGCCGGAAGGCGTTCCGGATTTTGACGCAGAACAGGTTAGCCGACCACGCAGGCTGTGGCAAAAACTGAGAAAACCGGCCAAAAAGGAGCGCCCGGGAGGGCATTTTTCGGATTCTCTGCACGCTATGCAAAGCCTGGGTAATGCGTATTGGTGTCCGGGTGACTATCTGGAAATCTGGGTGCCAACGCAAATCCGTAAAGAGAGCAGTTATTTTGCGAAAAGCTCCGATTGGAACGAATCCAAAAACGAGGGTTACTACACCTTAATGCCTAAAGTGGTGGAATACGCCAGAGGGTTGATTGAAGCGCTAATCAGGCTTCGCGATTACAAGTTTCCGACTATGGATGCGTATTTCGCTTTTACGGACTTTCTCGAAAACCAAATACGGGCGGAGTTGGGAATTGCGCCGAAAGTGGATAGCACTACGGCACGTTTTACGGCCAATACTCTTTATCGCCGTGAGGATGTTATGGGTTATGACCGTTTGTATGGTAAAAAGAAAGCGGGCAAATATCGCCAGTGGCTAAATAAAGCGCAGGACGGCATAGTGGATGAGCAAGCGATATTGGAAAAGGAAGAAAGGGAGTATATAAAAGTAGACGCACCGACCGGTTATCAGGCTGATAGTTACTTTCCCTCTTTTGACCCCACAACCCGAAAATGGAATGTTCCGGCGCCTTATATGAGCCGTTCCAAATTTCAGCTTGGGGGAAATTCGGAAGCTCCGTTAGATGAGTTGATTTATCTTTTGGGAGGAAACTTCCAGGTTTCGGATCCAGTAGGCTTTCATCCCGGAGCTCTTGACTGGAGTCAGCGTTCGGGCGCGTCGGTTTCGCCTGTGATGCATCATCCAGAGTTTGACTTCGAGGTGGTGGCTTCCGGCTCTTCACAGCATGATTTTCAGAAATCAACACCGGTTACTTACCGAGAACGATCAAAAACCCTTTTGGGACGTCCGAAATCGAAGAGTGAAAGCGATCGGATGTTGGAAGAGTATGAAGTGATTCCGGAGAGATCAAGAAGACGGGGAGCTCCTGCGCCTGAGGGCCAAAGGCATGATATGTCAGCGCCGGAGACGGAAGAGACTGGCGGTAGGGCCATGGTGGTGACCGTAGACATTGAACCGGGAGCGAGACAGGAGGTTGTTCCAACCCCTTCGCTGATTGAAGAGGAGCCTGAACAGGATTGACCCAGACTATCTGTTTTGCTGTAAAATAAAATGAGAGTCGGATAGACTTATTCTACTCTAAACCTTCCTTCGCTAATCATATACATCAATCCCTCTTTCAAAGCGTAAGTTGACACGCGGATATTGTTGACGGGAATTTCTCTAAGCAAAAAACGTATAAGGCAGGAAGCGACCACGATTAAGTCTACACGCAAAGGGATCATTCCGGGGACACGCAGGCGCTCGCCTCTGTTTTTGTTGACCAACGTTTGGTAGCAGAGTTCAAACTCTGTGGTGGGTAGGTTAAAAGCGGTTCTGTGCGGTTGGGCCAAAATACCTTTGCTGGCTTCGTAGACCTCCGCCAGAGTGTCAAAAGAGCCGGAAGAGCCGATAAATTCCACGGGAGGGAAACGGCGCGCGACTTCCAGCACTCCCGTCAGTTCTTTTTCCAAATAGGCCTCGAGTTCCTTGATCTCTTCTGGCCTGATAGGGTCGTGGCGTTGGAATTTCTCGATTAGGCGTTGGGCGCCTATCTCAAGGCTGCGTTGCCAAAACACCCTCGATTCGTTGCAAAAAATGAACTCTACGCTTCCGCCACCTATATCTATGATCAGGGAAATGTCGTCGCTTAGCCTCAGCGCGCGCTTTACGCCCTCGTGAATCAGGTAAGCCTCCCTGTCGCCGTCTACGGTATGAACCGTAAAACCGGTGCGTTTGTGGGTTTCTTTGATGAAGGAATCGGCGTTAGAAGCGTTGCGAAGGGCGCTTGTGCCTACCAAGATGGCTTTGTCGGGGCCTATGCCGTAACCGGCCAACGTATCACGGAAATTCTCCAAAGTTGAGAAAGCCCTTTCCATAGCTTGGGAAGTTATCCTGCGTTCGCTTATGCCACCTTCTCCCAACCGCACGCCAACCCTTTCGTTGACAAGCATGTCCATGTTGCCGGACTGGAATTCGGCCACCAGCAGGTTAAAGGTATTTGTACCCAAGTCTACAATCGCTACTTTCTCGTCCTTCATATCCGCAAAAGTTTGGCGAATTTAATCATTCCATTATGAAAATAGAATAAAGCTATCTTTACTTTCCTTCATATTTTCCTTCCATGGGCAATGTCTGCATTTGTTCTCCTTGCGGGGTTTGCAACAGTGACCTCTTTCCAAATGGTATTGACGGGTAAATACACACCTTCCCCGTTCGTCCAAGTAGTAATGTATCCCCTCTTTTAGCTCCTTGTTATTGATAATGATTTTGGCCATAAGGCGTATTGTGTCTATTTTTGCGAAATTAAGCACAATATCGATACCGGTACAAGCCGAGGCGCCCGCATTGGCGCACAAACTCAGTCATATGAAAAAACTTTGCTTCGCCACCAACAACCCGGGCAAAATAGCCGAGATAAAAGGCCTGCTCGGAGGCAAGTTCGAAATCCTCAGCCTCGCCGATATCGGGTGTGACGTGGACCTCCCCGAAGAACAGGACACCATGGAGGGCAATTCTTCGCAAAAAGCCCGTTATGTATATGACCATTTCGGCGTGGACTGCTTTGCCGACGATTCCGGCCTGGAAGTGGACGCTCTAAACGGTGCTCCCGGAGTGTATTCGGCCAGATTTGCGGGACCACAACGCAAAGACTCCGACAATATCGACCTTCTTTTGACTAAGCTTCAGGGCAACAGCCAGCGGGGCGCCAGGTTCAGGACGGTGATCACCCTGATAGAAGGAGGGAAGGAGACGCAGTTTACCGGAACGGCGGAAGGCGACATTACCGAAGCGAGAAGCGGAGAGAAGGGCTTCGGCTACGATCCCGTTTTCCGTCCCGAAGGCATGGAATTAACCTTCGCCGAAATATCGGCTGAGGAAAAGAACAGAATCAGCCATCGTGGCAAGGCCGTACGCTCGTTGGTCGAATATTTGGCGCAAAAATAATGTCTTTGTCCGGGAACGATACCCGGTAAAGAAACACACTATATCTGATGGAAACACCTTACTTTGTCGGGATTACGGGCGGTAGCGCTTCGGGGAAAACCCGGTTCCTGAACCAATTGATGGCTTATTTCGGTGAAGATGACGTTACGCTTATCTCGCAAGACAACTACTACAAACCGCGGCACCTCCAGCCCGTGGACGAGAACGGCGTACACAACTTCGACAAGCCGGAGTCTATCGATTTCGATGCGTTTATGGACGATATCGATAAGCTGAAAAACGGCGAAACGGCCGAGCGCGAGGAGTATATGTTCAACAACCCGAACGCCACTCCGCGTATGCTCAGCTTTAAACCCGCTCCGATTGTCATCGTCGAGGGCCTTTTCGTATTTTACGACGACAAGATCAGCGCTTCGCTCGACACCAAGGTGTACATAGACGCCCAGGAACATATCAAGCTCAAGCGCCGCATCATCCGTGACAACGCCGAACGCGGCTATGACCTGGACGACGTGCTTTACCGTTACGAGCGTCACGTGATGCCCACTTACGAGCGTTACATCAAACCGACGAAATACGAAGCCGACATCGTAGTGCCAAACAACACCGACTTCAAAGGCGGTTTGGAAATCTTGGTGGGCTTTATGAGAACAAAACTCAACGCGGTCGGGGCCTAAAAGGCCCGGTGGAGAAAGAAGGGAAGAGGGGGAAGCGCTAGATTTTATACGTGTAAGCGCCCGGCATGCCGGACGCCGAACCCAAAACACCAAACAAGTGAACAATTTCGCAGTAATAGGACTCGGCCAGTTCGGCGAAGCCATTGCCAAGACCCTTTCCGCGCGTGGCGCTGGGGTGCTGGCAATCGATATCGATTACGACAAGATTGAGGCGATAAAAGAGGAAGTGGCTCACGCCGTACAGCTCGACGCCACCGACAGGCGAGGCTTGGTTGCGCAAAACATCTCCGAACTCGACGCCGTGGTGGTAGCCATTGGCGACAACTTCGAGTGCATGCTCCTTACCATAGTAGTTTTGCAGGAGCTTGGGGTAAAACGCATAATGGGTAGGGCGGCCAACGACCACCAACGGATAATCCTGCAAAAGATGGGCATTACCGAGATCATATCTCCGGAAGCCACCATCGGACAGAGCGTGGCCGAACAGCTTTTGCAACCGAATATCTATTCTTACCTGCCTTTGCCCGACGATTACGAGATCGTGGAGATCAAGACGCCGGCCAAGGTAGCGAATATGGTACTGAAGGAAGTGGGCTTGCGGGACAAGTACGACTTGAACCTGATCACTATCAAGCGGAGCTACCAAAAGGTACGTGACGGCCATTCCGTACAGGAAGAGCATATCATTGGCGTGCCTAAGGCCAGCACGGTGCTTTACGCCACCGACATCCTGATAGTGATGGGCAAAAAACAGGACGTGGACCGCTTTATTACGCTGAACAGCTAAGCGAAGAAGACCATACGAAATGACAAAACCCCGCCTCGGATAACTCCGGGACGGGGTTTTGTTGTATTAACCCCGAAACATATAACCCCAAAACAGCGATAGGCTGGGACTCCTCCCCGCCTATCCATTTCACTCAGCTATTTTGTGTGGAATCGTAGCGCTCGGGTACGCACTTCCCTTACGCTAACATTACAAATATAGAATTATAGTTCAGATAACTTCAAGCATAAAGTTCTTTTTTTAAAAAAAATTAAAAAAACACCTCCATCTAATATTTTAACAGATAAACACTCTCATTAATGAAAGGCTAGCTTAACAATAAGTAGTGCTCTTTAAATTTACCATCTCAATCCCCACAGATCGTTTAGGCCACAAATTTGGAAAATAAAAAAACCGCCGAAGCGGTTGTTAAATGGGTCTGGTCGAGTGCGAATGGCCGAAACGCTACCGTTTCTTTCCAACAAACCTCACTACCGAACCCCGTCCGATATGGTAAAGTCCCTCGTTCAGTTCGATTTCTTTTTCCTCCAGTTCCAAAATTTCGAAACCCTGGAAGTCATCACGTACTTCCTCTGTGGAGAAAAGCGCCTCCACGTTATTCGGTCCGCCGACTTTGGGGTCTTTCGAATTATACTCGATATGTCTTTTCCCGAAAGCTTCTAAAATAACAATACCGCCCGGATGTAACAGATCCGCCAAGGCCTTATGATAAGCCGATTTGAGAGCGGGAGGAAAATGTGCGTATATCAGCCCTATAGCGTCGAAGTTTCCCTCGGCATAATCAAGCCTCTCCAGTTCCCCGATCCTGTAATCCACGTTAACCCCTTCGGCTTCCGCCAATTTCATAGCCTTTTTCCTGCCTTCTTCGCTGATGTCGAAAGCCGATACTGTCCAACCGCTCTTGGCCGCGTAAACGGCGTTACGGCCTTCGCCTTCGGCGGGGAACAGGATTGTTCCGGGATCGAGCTTGTCCAACCGCTCTTTCAAAAAATCGTTCGGTGACACTCCGTAAGCGTATTCGTCTTCTCCGAATCGCTTATTCCATCGATCTAGCCAAGCCTTTTCAGTCATCTTACCGTGTTTATCGTTTGACATCCCCTCGCTCAGGCCCCACTTTCCGACGGTAAACTAACGGTTTTCCATCCAAAAAAACAGCAAACGCCACCATGAGACCAAAATGTCTTTCAATATGCGTTTCAGAAAACGGAAGAATCGGGAGACGGGCCTATCGTTGTTACGCTTATTCATAACGGAAAAAATGATCGGGTTAAGAGAAAATATCAAGCCACATCACCCAGATGATAATACCGAACAGCCCAACAAAGAGAACAGCAGTAACCCAACACCCCGCCTTCTCTATTTTCTCTCGCTTCTGCGTTTCCACTTTTGTCCGGTATTCGTACGGTATTCTGTATCGGGTCCGGAACACATTCAGACACTCTTTGGCCAAAGCATGCATCTGTTGTGACCAAGGTCCATTAAGGGAGGCTTCCCCGTACAGTGTGAAAAACTCTTTGGGTTCGGGGTCTCCCTTTAGTACCGCAAACACTGTTACGTTTCCGGTGTATCGGCCCCTTCTGCCGGCTAACCCCACTTCATACAGGAATGTTACCACTTCTTTCGGGTCGATTATACGCTTTCGGCGTCCCCAGGCACTCCATTCCAGCTTATCTCCTAAACGGATGGTCCAGTGCCTGCTACGGTTTCCGTAAAAGCTCATATAAAACGCGACGGTATCCGGAGTGAATTCCAAAATAGCGTCCAAGCGACGGTGTTTTGCACGGTGACCTTCCAGTGTCACCACCCTGAGGTCTTCGTCGTTTTTGGTTTGGAGAAACTCATTCATATCACAAAGGGGGTAATGTAAAGGCGGAAAATATCCAGGCCACTATATGCGAAAGCAACCAAAGAATAAAAAGTAATAAGGCAAGAAACATCCCGCCGACGATGCTAAGAAAGACAATCCCGTCCCTCTTGCGACTTTTAGTGACTATACGTTCTTCCCTATATTCCGAAGGAATGCCGTAACGTTCCTCAAGAACTCTCAAAGCCTCATCTATAAAAGCGCGGTTACACTCCTTCCATCTCCCGTCAGGTACGGAATTGATAGTAAATGAGCAAAAAGACTTAGGGTCCGAATCTCCAGAAAATACGGCAAAGACATCTATGGCGCTTGCAATCAGGAGATTCCTGCGACGAGAAGGAAGCTTACCAGTGTCATAAAGTATACGCTCTATCTTACGAGGGTCAAACTCCAATTCACGAGATTTATATTTACGCTGGATACGTATTTTCTCATCCTCCAGAAACCATACTTCCAGCTCGGAACGGTTGGGCTTTATTTTTGGCCATCCCTGAAGGCTTTCGGACGGCATAGTGTAGAATACTATCCGGTCTTCCGTGATTTCCA
It encodes the following:
- a CDS encoding MGH1-like glycoside hydrolase domain-containing protein gives rise to the protein MIRPLLATGLAIVLALGFLSCEPKSIQTTPGTNPGGSWKQLKSEANSIGKKEWRPMLSYVAELHKKSTHPPVWPFEHEWEEIGPGYVYGPAFGHWDLVHQVIDLMPAYPEHAYKQLLNNVKNQEDHGMVPGSFWMPGSKLNKKRTKASWSREKQGHPPFWVFAIDDYVELTGADSVLKRFYGPLVRQISWFENNRKAEGEGFYYTDILTKRWESGVDEGIRFDDTAEGAWACIDATSHVYYLYKVAAKWSNMLGMDDNFYGRRADQLEKHIQEGMYDKKDGLFYDSWAMKDEKLRTLAFETLFPIVAGAATKPQADRLINEYLLDTTCFNTAHPIATVGKRDPKFELRMWRGPAWNSMTYWVARGCVKYGRKDAAKIILEKALDSSAKQFEKTGTIWEFYHPLGGNPEEVLRKPGSARNKPCKDYLGHNPVIAMARLYAEISK
- a CDS encoding exopolyphosphatase — its product is MKDEKVAIVDLGTNTFNLLVAEFQSGNMDMLVNERVGVRLGEGGISERRITSQAMERAFSTLENFRDTLAGYGIGPDKAILVGTSALRNASNADSFIKETHKRTGFTVHTVDGDREAYLIHEGVKRALRLSDDISLIIDIGGGSVEFIFCNESRVFWQRSLEIGAQRLIEKFQRHDPIRPEEIKELEAYLEKELTGVLEVARRFPPVEFIGSSGSFDTLAEVYEASKGILAQPHRTAFNLPTTEFELCYQTLVNKNRGERLRVPGMIPLRVDLIVVASCLIRFLLREIPVNNIRVSTYALKEGLMYMISEGRFRVE
- a CDS encoding class I SAM-dependent methyltransferase, coding for MTEKAWLDRWNKRFGEDEYAYGVSPNDFLKERLDKLDPGTILFPAEGEGRNAVYAAKSGWTVSAFDISEEGRKKAMKLAEAEGVNVDYRIGELERLDYAEGNFDAIGLIYAHFPPALKSAYHKALADLLHPGGIVILEAFGKRHIEYNSKDPKVGGPNNVEALFSTEEVRDDFQGFEILELEEKEIELNEGLYHIGRGSVVRFVGKKR
- a CDS encoding uridine-cytidine kinase, which encodes METPYFVGITGGSASGKTRFLNQLMAYFGEDDVTLISQDNYYKPRHLQPVDENGVHNFDKPESIDFDAFMDDIDKLKNGETAEREEYMFNNPNATPRMLSFKPAPIVIVEGLFVFYDDKISASLDTKVYIDAQEHIKLKRRIIRDNAERGYDLDDVLYRYERHVMPTYERYIKPTKYEADIVVPNNTDFKGGLEILVGFMRTKLNAVGA
- the rdgB gene encoding RdgB/HAM1 family non-canonical purine NTP pyrophosphatase, whose product is MKKLCFATNNPGKIAEIKGLLGGKFEILSLADIGCDVDLPEEQDTMEGNSSQKARYVYDHFGVDCFADDSGLEVDALNGAPGVYSARFAGPQRKDSDNIDLLLTKLQGNSQRGARFRTVITLIEGGKETQFTGTAEGDITEARSGEKGFGYDPVFRPEGMELTFAEISAEEKNRISHRGKAVRSLVEYLAQK
- a CDS encoding TrkA family potassium uptake protein, producing MNNFAVIGLGQFGEAIAKTLSARGAGVLAIDIDYDKIEAIKEEVAHAVQLDATDRRGLVAQNISELDAVVVAIGDNFECMLLTIVVLQELGVKRIMGRAANDHQRIILQKMGITEIISPEATIGQSVAEQLLQPNIYSYLPLPDDYEIVEIKTPAKVANMVLKEVGLRDKYDLNLITIKRSYQKVRDGHSVQEEHIIGVPKASTVLYATDILIVMGKKQDVDRFITLNS
- a CDS encoding cold shock domain-containing protein, with product MAKSQETFSKKEKEKKRLKKRQDKQQKKAERRAASAENAGSGLDDMMVYVDENGFLSTTPPDETKKKKEIDAESIEIGVPKREKEDEEPLTGRVDFFNHSKGFGFIRDLDSRERYFFHVNGLMEPVDENDKVTFELENGMKGLNAVRVKKI
- a CDS encoding DUF5522 domain-containing protein; this translates as MAKIIINNKELKEGIHYYLDERGRCVFTRQYHLERGHCCKPRKENKCRHCPWKENMKESKDSFILFS